AACAGCGGTGAGCCCGAGGGCTCCATCCTGCGCGTAACTGCAAGCAGCTACGCAAGTTACATCTTTTTGGTCAGCCACCGTTTCGGCGGCAGCCCCTATACTTACCGAGTGGACCAGAGGATGTCAACCCCTCTTTTTTTCGTCGTTCGTCGCGATCATGTCGCGAAGCCGAATCGATCGAACCACTCGTGCCGCCTCCATCGCGCAGTGCGCGGGGAGTTCGCGGGGAGTTCGCGGCGGGGTCGCTATTATTGCCTCGCGGCAACGTTTGCGCAACCCCCTGTCCCACACTTTCTTCGGCAGCGACCAAGCCCTTACGGCTGAGCTCGCTTTTCCTCCGAAAAAAGCGCGGCGGTCGCCAGGCGACCGCCGCCGTAGTGCACCCTCTAGGACTCGAACCTAGAACCTACTGATTAAGAGTCAGCTGCTCTACCATTGAGCTAAGGGTGCGATGTCCTGCGGGTCCTGCCAACCTCTGCATCTCGCTGACGCGCCAGGAGGGATTCGAACCCCCGACCAACAGCTTAGAAGGCTGCCGCTCTATCCATCTGAGCTACTGGCGCCTACACTCGCACATGGTCGCCCCGAAGGGCACCTGACCTGCACCTGCGTTTCTGCGGATCGGGGCGGCCGGATTCGAACCGGCGACCTCCTGCTCCCAAAGCAGGCGCGATACCGGGCTACGCTACGCCCCGCACATCACCAACCGCCTTGCAGCGGGCGGGTATGTTATCCGAGTCGGCTCCCCGGGTCAACTGGGGACGGCAAAAAAGTTCCGCGCTCCAGCGTCTCCAGCAACGAGCGAAACGCCCGCCCCCGGTGACTGACTGTCGCCTTCGCCTCCGTCGGCACCACCGCAAAGCTCGCCTGCAGGTCCGCCGAGTGGAAGTAGGGATCGTAGCCAAATCCGCCCTCGCCGACGGGAGCGCTCAGGATATGGCCACGGGTTTCCCCGCGCGCCCAGGCCTCGGGCGCCTGGACCCCAGGCATCTGGCCCGCCAGCACTTGGGCTCCCATGGTCTGGGCCCCCATGGTCTGGGCACCCACCGCATACGCGGCGATGCACACGTACCGCGCGCCGCGCTGATCCGCACGCATCGCGCCCGCCGCCTCCAACGCCTTGAGGAGGTGCGCGTTGTTGGCCGCATCCAGCGCGTCGCCGTTCAAGTCGTCGCGCCCGCACCAGCGCTTGCTGTACACACCGGGCGCGCCGTGCAGCGCGTCCACAGCGAGCCCGGAATCGTCGGCGAACACCGGATACGGCACACGCGCCGCGTAGTGACGGGCCTTGGCCAAGGCATTGGCCTCGAAGCTGTCATGCACTTCGATCTGCTCCTCGGCCTCGTCGTACACCACCCCCGCCTCGTCCAACGTAAGCGGTGACCAGCCGTGCGCCTTCAGCAGAGGCAGGAGCTCGCGCACCTTGCCACTGCTGCGTGTGGCCAGCACACAGACGCGGAGCGACGCACTCATGCGCAACGGGACTCAGCCGGCACGCACGCTGCTCAGCGGCCCGTCAAGCACACGCGCCTGCGCTGCCGACAAACTCTCGATGCCGCGCACCGCGAGTCCCAGCAAGGCATCGAGTTCTTCACGCGCAAACGTGCCGTGTTCACCGGTCCCCTGCACCTCGACAAATCGCCCTTCGCTGCTCATGACGACGTTCATGTCGACACCGGCGCGCACATCCTCCTCGTAGTCGAGATCGAGCCGCGGTTCGCCATCGATGAGTCCCACACTCACCGCCGCCACGCGCCGACGCACAGGCGATGCGACCAGGTGGCCCTGCTGCACCATCCAGGCGAAGGCGTCGACGACTGCCACACTGGCGCCGGTGATGGCCGCCGTACGCGTGCCGCCATCAGCCTGCAGCACATCGCAGTCCACCTTGATGGTGAACTCGCCGAAGCGAAAGTCGTCGAGCATGGCGCGCACACTGCGTCCCACGAGACGTTGAATCTCCTGCGTGCGTCCCCCAACCTGTGAGCGCTCGCGCGAGACACGCGTCTTCGTGGCACGGGGCAGCATGGCGTACTCCGCCGTCACCCAGCCCTCGCCACTGCCCTTCTTCCAGCCCGGCACGCCCTGCTCCACCGACGCCGCGCACAGCACGCGCGTGCGACCGAAACTCACCAGGCACGAACCTTCAGCGTAGGGCACGGCCCCGCGCTCCAGCGACACCTCACGCAGGTCGGCGGCGCTGCGTCCGGCGCGCGCGCGCGCCGTCGTTTCAGACGAAAGATCAGCCACAGAATCAGCCACGAAGTTTCTCGATGATGGAGGTAGTGGATTGACCGGGAACGAGCGGTACGACGACAACACGACCACCGCGAGCGCGCACAACCTCCGCGCCGACAATGGTGTCCGGTGAGTAGTCGCCGCCCTTGACAATGACATCGGGCGCGAGGGCCTGCACCAGCGCCTGCGGTGTGTCGTCCTCGAACACCACCACCGCATCGACCGCCTCGAGACCGGCCAGCACCGCTGCGCGTTCCGCCGTGTTGCGCACCGGTCGCGTGGGCCCCTTGAGACGTTGCACCGACGCATCGCTGTTGAGCCCGACGACCAGCGCAGCGCCCTCGCGCCGTGCCCGATCGAGCACCTCGATGTGTCCCGGATGCAGCAAATCAAACACGCCGTTGGTGAAGACCAGCGGCGCCGGTGCCGACGCGCGCCATGCCACCGCGGCGTCCCAACTCATGACCTTGTCCACCGGGCGACGCGGCAGAGGCGGTAGCATGTTCACCACTGCGACTGCACTCCTTCGACGATGTCGTTCATGAGGCTTTCGAGGGCGTTGCGTCGACCGTTGCGTTCACCGCCCTCGGCATACTGCCCTTCGCGCGACATGCTGCCCTTCTTGAACAAGTTGCGCCCCGAGGCGCTCTCCACGATCTCGATATCGAGCGTGAGTTGCAGGCGACGCCGCGTAGAAGTGGTTTGCCGGGGATCAGCAGAGGCACCGGCCGGCAAGTCGACTTCGTACTTGGTGATGGCGCCACGCACCACGAGATCCGCGCGCGACTCGGGCGCCTCGCGCAGGTTGAGTCGATCCCGCATGACGTTGCGCAGCTGCTCGAACACCTCGCGCTGCAACTCGGGAGCCGCCGTCTGATTGTCGAACGGCTGAATGGCCACGGTCTTGAGATGCCGCGGCAGGCCGCCTCCGCCGGAAAAGCGATAGCAGGCCGCAAGCACTCCCGCAGCCGCGGTGGCCACAGACACCTGCATCACCTGACCCAGCCAGCGACGGCGCGACCAGACAGCGGGCAACTCGCGGCGCTGCACGTTTGGGCCGTCCATCTCAGGGCCGTCGCCAGATCGCTTCATCGAAACCCTCAACCGTGGAAGAATCGGTCACGGCAATGGCAAGCCGTCGCTTGCCACGCTCGTGGACGTATTGCACCTGCGACG
This region of Gemmatimonas sp. UBA7669 genomic DNA includes:
- a CDS encoding non-canonical purine NTP pyrophosphatase, whose protein sequence is MSASLRVCVLATRSSGKVRELLPLLKAHGWSPLTLDEAGVVYDEAEEQIEVHDSFEANALAKARHYAARVPYPVFADDSGLAVDALHGAPGVYSKRWCGRDDLNGDALDAANNAHLLKALEAAGAMRADQRGARYVCIAAYAVGAQTMGAQTMGAQVLAGQMPGVQAPEAWARGETRGHILSAPVGEGGFGYDPYFHSADLQASFAVVPTEAKATVSHRGRAFRSLLETLERGTFLPSPVDPGSRLG
- the rph gene encoding ribonuclease PH; the encoded protein is MADSVADLSSETTARARAGRSAADLREVSLERGAVPYAEGSCLVSFGRTRVLCAASVEQGVPGWKKGSGEGWVTAEYAMLPRATKTRVSRERSQVGGRTQEIQRLVGRSVRAMLDDFRFGEFTIKVDCDVLQADGGTRTAAITGASVAVVDAFAWMVQQGHLVASPVRRRVAAVSVGLIDGEPRLDLDYEEDVRAGVDMNVVMSSEGRFVEVQGTGEHGTFAREELDALLGLAVRGIESLSAAQARVLDGPLSSVRAG
- the rfaE2 gene encoding D-glycero-beta-D-manno-heptose 1-phosphate adenylyltransferase, giving the protein MLPPLPRRPVDKVMSWDAAVAWRASAPAPLVFTNGVFDLLHPGHIEVLDRARREGAALVVGLNSDASVQRLKGPTRPVRNTAERAAVLAGLEAVDAVVVFEDDTPQALVQALAPDVIVKGGDYSPDTIVGAEVVRARGGRVVVVPLVPGQSTTSIIEKLRG
- the lptE gene encoding LptE family protein; translation: MKRSGDGPEMDGPNVQRRELPAVWSRRRWLGQVMQVSVATAAAGVLAACYRFSGGGGLPRHLKTVAIQPFDNQTAAPELQREVFEQLRNVMRDRLNLREAPESRADLVVRGAITKYEVDLPAGASADPRQTTSTRRRLQLTLDIEIVESASGRNLFKKGSMSREGQYAEGGERNGRRNALESLMNDIVEGVQSQW